The stretch of DNA TGCGTGCCGGGGCGCCCGCCCTGGACCCGGCCGATGTTGACCGCGCAGTGGCGGAGGGGCCGCGTTGACACAGACCCAAGCTCGAACCGTTTTCCTGCTGGCCCACACCGGCCGGTCGGCCGCCATCCGCAGTGCCGAGCTCGTGGTCAAAGGGCTGCTGCTGTCCGGCATCGGCGTACGCGTCCTGGAGGCGGAGGCACGCGACCTGCCGCTGCCGGACGAGGTGGAGCTCGTCAAGGAGGCCACCCCGCAGTGTCTCGACGGGTGCGAGCTGCTCATCGTGCTGGGCGGTGACGGCACCCTGCTGCGCGGCGCCGAGTTCGCCCGCGCCTCGGGCGTGCCGATGCTCGGCGTCAACCTCGGGCGGGTCGGCTTCCTCGCCGAGGCCGAGCGGGACGACCTCGACAAGGTCGTCGACCGGGTGGTCAGCAAGGCGTACGAGGTCGAGGAGCGCATGACCGTCGACGTGGTCGTGCACCGCAACGGGGACATCGTGCACACCGACTGGGCGCTGAACGAGGCGGCCGTGCAGAAGGTGTCCGCCGAGCGGATGCTGGAGATCGTGCTCGAGATCGACGGGCGTCCGGTGACCGGGTTCGGCTGCGACGGCATCGTCTGCGCCACCCCCACCGGGTCCACCGCGTACGCCTTCTCCGCCGGCGGGCCCGTGGTGTGGCCGGAGGTCGAGGCGCTGCTGATGGTGCCGATCTCCGCGCACGCGCTGTTCGCCAAGCCCCTGGTGACGTCGCCCGACTCCGTGCTGGCCGTCGAGGTGCTGCCGCACGTCCCGCCGGGCGTGCTGTGGTGCGACGGGCGGCGCACGGTCGAACTGCCGCCCGGCGCGCGCGTGGAGGTGCGCCGCGGAGCGGTACCGGTCCGGCTGGCCCGCCTGCACCACGCGTCGTTCACGGACCGCCTGGTCGCCAAGTTCGCGCTGCCGGTCTCGGGGTGGCGCGGGGCACCGCACTAGGACTGCCGTCCCGGGACACGGGTGCACCGGCTGCCCCCTGGGTGCCCCTCCAAGGGTGGGGTGGCGTCGCACGGCGCGACCAAAACCTCGTATGGTCGTGGTCGTGTTGGAGGAGATGCGGATACGGTCACTCGGAGTGATTGACGACGCGGTCGTCGAGCTGTCGCCGGGGTTCACCGCCGTCACCGGTGAGACCGGTGCGGGCAAGACCATGGTGGTCACCAGTCTGGGACTGCTGCTGGGCGGACGCGCGGATCCGGCGCTGGTACGGATCGGCGCCGGAAAAGCGGTCGTGGAGGGGCGGGTCAGCGTACCCGCGGACGCCTCCGCCGCCGTACGGGCCGAGGAGGCCGGCGCCGAGCTCGACGACGGGGCGCTGCTGATCAGCCGTACCGTCTCCGCCGAGGGCCGCTCACGGGCGCACCTGGGCGGACGGAGCGTGCCGGTGGGGCTGCTCGCCGAACTCGCCGACGAACTGGTGGCCGTGCACGGGCAGACCGACCAGCAGGGACTGCTCAAACTGACCCGGCAGCGGCAGGCGCTCGACCGGTACGCGGGCGACGCCGTCGCCGTGCCGCTCGCCAAGTACGCCGAGGCCTACCGCCGGCTCCGCGTCGTGACCGCGGAGCTGGACGAGATCACCACGCGTGCGCGTGAGCGGGCCCAGGAGGCCGACATGCTGCGCTACGGCCTCGACGAGATCGCCGGGGTCGAACCACGGGCCGGGGAGGACACCGAGCTGGCCGAGGAGGCGGAGCGGCTCGGCCACGCCGAGGCGCTGTCCGCCGCCGCGACGGCCGCGCACGCCGCCCTCGCGGGCAATCCGGAGGACCCCGAGGGCATCGACGCGGCCACCCTCGTCGCGGGCGCCCAGCGGGCCCTGGAGGCCGTGCGGTCGCACGATCCGGCGCTGGCCGCGCTCGCCGACCGCATCGGCGAGATCGGCATCCTGCTCGGCGACGTGGCCGGGGAACTGGCGGGGTACGCCGACGACCTGGACGCCGATCCGCTGCGGCTGGCGGCGGTGGAGGAACGGCGGGCCGCGCTCGGCGCGCTGACCCGCAAGTACGGCGAGTACGAGAAGGGCGTCGCCGCCGTACTCGCCTGGGCCGAGCGGAGCGCCGCCCGCCTCACCGAGCTGGACGGCGACGACGAGCGGATCGGGGAGCTGACCGCCGAGCGGGACGCGCTGCGCATCGAACTGGGAGGTCTGGCCCAGGCGTTGACGGACGCCCGCACGGAGGCCGCCGAGCGGTTCGCCGCCGCCGTGACGGCCGAGCTGGCCTCCCTGGCCATGCCGCACGCGCGCGTGTCGTTCGACATCCGGCAGACCGAGGATCCCGAGGGCGTCGAGGTCGACGGCCGTACCGTCGCCTGCGGGCCGACCGGCGCCGACGAGGTCGAACTGCTCCTTGCCCCGCACCCCGGGGCGCCGCCCCGGCCGATCGCCAAGGGTGCCTCCGGTGGTGAGCTGTCGCGCGTGATGCTGGCCGTCGAGGTCGTCTTCGCCGGGACGGATCCGGTGCCGACGTATCTCTTCGACGAGGTCGACGCGGGCGTCGGCGGCAAGGCGGCCGTGGAGATCGGGCGGCGCCTGGCCCGGCTGGCGAAGAGCGCCCAGGTCGTCGTCGTCACCCACCTGCCCCAGGTCGCCGCCTTCGCGGACCGGCAGCTGCTGGTGGAGAAGACCAACGACGGCTCGGTGACCCGGTCGGGCGTGAAGGTGCTCGAGGGCGAGGACCGCGTCCGGGAGCTGTCCCGGATGCTGGCCGGCCAAGAGGACTCGCAGACGGCCCGGGCACACGCCGAGGAACTGCTCGCCACGGCCCGGGCGGACGCCTAGTGCTGTGGCCGGGAAGGTTTGCCGGGAAGCTCGCGGCGTCCGGTGCGGTACATCGCAAGGCGGAGCATTGCCCGCGTACTGGATGTATTCGGGTGATGCGACAACGCGGCGTGGGGATACCCCCGGCCGAAGGCTGGGGGAGTGCCGTGCCGGGCGTCGCGAGCCGGTGAACCTTTCCGGTCACAGCACTAGGAAGTGCGTAGGGTGGCGAAATGATCTCCCGCGCCGCCACCCCGCGCACACCACCGGCCGGACGCGAATGCTGGGGCCGCACGCACCACGCGGGACGGCCCATCGGGCGGTACCCCGGACCGGCGACGGCCGCGACGGCCGTGTCCCGGGCCGACCGTGTGCGGTCCACGGTGGGTCCGGCGGTGCCGGCCGTGTGTGCCGGGTGGGCGGTGGCTGTAGTGGCTGCGGTCCGAGGCGGTCTGGGTGCGGTCCGCGGCGACCCCGGCGGTGCCGGCCGTGTGCGCCGGGCCGGCGGTGGCCGTGGTAGCCGCGTCCGGGGCCGACCGTGTGCGGTCCGTGGCGGGTCCGGCGGCGCGGGCCGCGTCTGCCGGGTCGGTCGCGCGGCCCGGTCGGTTGGCCGGCGCGGTGTCCGCGCTGCCGCGCGGTGGACCGGACGCCGTCAGAGGAGTCACCGCGGCGGTGCTGCCCCGCGCGTTCGGGGAGCGGGTGGTGAGCGGTGGTACGGGGGCGCACGCCCTGGGCGTGGCGCCGTCGCGTGCGAGGGGCGCGGCGGACCGGGCCCGTACGCTCTCGCGGTGGCCGCCGCTCCCGCGCACGGGGAGAAAATGAACGCGCCGAGGGCGGCACCGACCCGCCGGTTTCACTCTTATGAGTGATCCGGCGTCAAGCTGTCGAACCGTTCCCGCAGGCGCCCGGCACCCACCGCCGACCCGGAACACCCGTACGTACTGGCATCCTTGGACGCCGGGGGCAGTGAGCCGGGACAGCGTGTGCGGCTTTGTACCCCGGCTCGATACCTTCTGTACGTTTCCCGTGACCCTCCCGACGCCGAACCAGGAGCCCCGGCCGCGTGAGCCCCGTGAGCAGCCACGTATCGCACGGTCAGTCGACGCTGCGCACCGTGCAGGTGCTGGGCGGAGGCAACGCCGGCAGCAGCGCGCACGTGCGGTCGCTGGCCGCGGGCCTGGTCGCCCGGGGCGTGCGGGTGACGGTGTGCGCCCCCGCCGAGGCCGACCGCGCCTACTCCTTCACCGGCGTCGGCGCCCAGCACGTGCACGTGCCGCGCAGCAGCGACCCGGTGTCCGTGGCCGCGCTGCGCACGGTCTGCGCGGACGCCGACCTGGTGCACGCGCACGGGCTGCACGCCTCGTTCCGCGCCGTGCTGGCGCTCAGCGGCCGCAGCACGCCCCTCGTGGTGACCTGGCACAACCACGTGCACGCCGAAGGGGCCCGCGCGCACCTGATGCGGCTTCTGGAGCGCCGTGTGGTCAAGGCCGCCACCGTCGTGCTCGGCACCACCTCCGAACTCGTCGACCGGGCCCGCGGGCGAGGCGCGCGGGACGCCCGGCTCGCCGCCGTCGCGGTGCCCCGGCCGACCGCCGGATACGAGCACCCGGACCGTCCATGCTCCAAGGTGCGGGCCGAACTCGGCGCCATCGACCGGCCGTTGCTGATCGCCGTGGCTTCCCTGGACCCGGGCCGCGGCCACGAGCTGCTGCTGGACGCGGCCCGCGCCTGGCGCCTCATGGAACCCGTGCCGCTGCTCGTCGTCGCGGGGGAGGGGCCCCTGCGTGCGGAGTTCCAGCGGCGGATCGAGGACGAGGAACTGCCGGTCCGGCTCCTCGGGCGGCGGGACGACGTCCGCGAGCTGCTGGCCGCCGCCGACCTGGCCCTGCTGCCCAGGAGCTGGGAGGCCCGCTCCGTCCTCGCCCAGGAGGCCCTGCACGCGCGGGTGCCGCTCGTCGCCGCGCGGACCGGCGGGGTGCCCGAACTCGTGGGCGACGCGGCCGAACTGGTACCGGACCAGGACGTGGACGCGTTCACCGGCGCCGTCATACGGCTGCTCGGCGACCCCGAACGCCGCGAGGCGCTGCGGGACATGGGCACCCGGCAGGCCGCCACCTGGCCGACCGAGGACGACACGGTCGCCCAGGTGCTCAGCGTCTACGACGAGTTGACCCGGCCCCGGCCGCTGACCTGACGCTCACGGCACGTGCCGGCGGGCCCGCAGGGCCAGACTCAGGGCCAGGACCGTCTGCGGGTCGTCGAGGTCGGTGCCCAGCAACTCCCCGATCCGGGCCAGGCGGTTGTAGAGCGTCTGCCGGTTCAGGTGCAGCTCGCGGGCGGTCTCCGCCTTGCGGCCCGCGTGCGCCAGATACGTCTGAAGGGTGGGCAGCAGCGGCGGCTTCGAGCGCAGGTCGTGGTCCCGCAGCGGGCCGATCGCGCGGTCCACGAAGGCCGCCAGGTCGGGGTGGTCGCGCAGCCGCCACAGCAGCAGGTCGATGTCCAGGCGGCGGGCGTCGTACCAGGGCCGGTCCGGCAGCCCCTGCGCCGCCGTCGCCGCCTCCGCCGCGTGCCGCAGGCCCGCCGAGGCGGCCGCCCAGCCGCCCGCCACACCGACGACCACCACCTCCGGCTGCCCGCCCGGCCGCCGCATCCCGGCCCGCTCCACACCCGCCCGCAG from Streptomyces sp. 6-11-2 encodes:
- a CDS encoding NAD kinase, translating into MTQTQARTVFLLAHTGRSAAIRSAELVVKGLLLSGIGVRVLEAEARDLPLPDEVELVKEATPQCLDGCELLIVLGGDGTLLRGAEFARASGVPMLGVNLGRVGFLAEAERDDLDKVVDRVVSKAYEVEERMTVDVVVHRNGDIVHTDWALNEAAVQKVSAERMLEIVLEIDGRPVTGFGCDGIVCATPTGSTAYAFSAGGPVVWPEVEALLMVPISAHALFAKPLVTSPDSVLAVEVLPHVPPGVLWCDGRRTVELPPGARVEVRRGAVPVRLARLHHASFTDRLVAKFALPVSGWRGAPH
- the recN gene encoding DNA repair protein RecN, which encodes MVVVVLEEMRIRSLGVIDDAVVELSPGFTAVTGETGAGKTMVVTSLGLLLGGRADPALVRIGAGKAVVEGRVSVPADASAAVRAEEAGAELDDGALLISRTVSAEGRSRAHLGGRSVPVGLLAELADELVAVHGQTDQQGLLKLTRQRQALDRYAGDAVAVPLAKYAEAYRRLRVVTAELDEITTRARERAQEADMLRYGLDEIAGVEPRAGEDTELAEEAERLGHAEALSAAATAAHAALAGNPEDPEGIDAATLVAGAQRALEAVRSHDPALAALADRIGEIGILLGDVAGELAGYADDLDADPLRLAAVEERRAALGALTRKYGEYEKGVAAVLAWAERSAARLTELDGDDERIGELTAERDALRIELGGLAQALTDARTEAAERFAAAVTAELASLAMPHARVSFDIRQTEDPEGVEVDGRTVACGPTGADEVELLLAPHPGAPPRPIAKGASGGELSRVMLAVEVVFAGTDPVPTYLFDEVDAGVGGKAAVEIGRRLARLAKSAQVVVVTHLPQVAAFADRQLLVEKTNDGSVTRSGVKVLEGEDRVRELSRMLAGQEDSQTARAHAEELLATARADA
- a CDS encoding glycosyltransferase family 4 protein, giving the protein MSPVSSHVSHGQSTLRTVQVLGGGNAGSSAHVRSLAAGLVARGVRVTVCAPAEADRAYSFTGVGAQHVHVPRSSDPVSVAALRTVCADADLVHAHGLHASFRAVLALSGRSTPLVVTWHNHVHAEGARAHLMRLLERRVVKAATVVLGTTSELVDRARGRGARDARLAAVAVPRPTAGYEHPDRPCSKVRAELGAIDRPLLIAVASLDPGRGHELLLDAARAWRLMEPVPLLVVAGEGPLRAEFQRRIEDEELPVRLLGRRDDVRELLAAADLALLPRSWEARSVLAQEALHARVPLVAARTGGVPELVGDAAELVPDQDVDAFTGAVIRLLGDPERREALRDMGTRQAATWPTEDDTVAQVLSVYDELTRPRPLT